One segment of Prionailurus bengalensis isolate Pbe53 chromosome E3, Fcat_Pben_1.1_paternal_pri, whole genome shotgun sequence DNA contains the following:
- the LOC122471433 gene encoding helicase SRCAP isoform X1, with protein MQSSPSPAHPQLPVLQTQMVSDGMTGSNPVSPASSSSPASSGAGGISPQHIAQDSSLDGPPGPPDGATVPLEGLSLPQAADLANKGPKWEKSHAEIAEQAKHEAEIETRIAELRKEGFWSLKRLPKVPEPPRPKGHWDYLCEEMQWLSADFAQERRWKRGVARKVVRMVIRHHEEQRQKEERARREEQAKLRRIASTMAKDVRQFWSNVEKVVQFKQQSRLEEKRKKALDLHLDFIVGQTEKYSDLLSQSLNQPLASSKAGSSPCLGSSSAASSPPPPVSRLDDEDGDFQPQEEEEEDDEETIEVEEQQEGNDAETQRREIELLRREGELPLEELLRSLPPQLLGGPSSPSRTPSSRDSDTRDGPEEGGEEEEPSQVLKVKPSPSVTQRNKQPWHPDEDDEEFTANEDEAEDEEDTIAAEEQLEGEVDHAMELSELAREGELSMEELLQQYAGAYASDASAPGSGSSEEEDEDEVEANSSDCEPEGATEAEEVPQEDSSSQSESAEEQSEEEEDEHSEEEETSGSSESEESESEESEESRSQSQADEEEEEDDDFGVEYLLARDEEHSEADGGSGPPTPGPATTLGPKKEITDIAAAAESLQPKGYTLATTQVKTPIPLLLRGQLREYQHIGLDWLVTMYEKKLNGILADEMGLGKTIQTISLLAHLACEKGNWGPHLIIVPTSVMLNWEMELKRWCPSFKILTYYGAQKERKLKRQGWTKPNAFHVCITSYKLVLQDHQAFRRKNWRYLILDEAQNIKNFKSQRWQSLLNFNSQRRLLLTGTPLQNSLMELWSLMHFLMPHVFQSHREFKEWFSNPLTGMIEGSQEYNEGLVKRLHKVLRPFLLRRVKVDVEKQMPKKYEHVIRCRLSKRQRCLYDDFMAQTTTKETLATGHFMSVINILMQLRKVCNHPNLFDPRPVTSPFITPGICFSTASLVLRATDVHPLQRIDMGRFDLIGLEGRVSRYEADTFLPRHRLSRRVLLEVATAPDPPPRPKPVKMKVNRMLQPVPKQEGRTVVVVNSPRTPLGPVPVRPPPGPELSTQPPPGPAPPVLPAPLMVSASPVGPPLIPTSRPPGPVVLPPLQPNSAPLPQVLPSPLGVLSGTSRPPTPTLSLKPAPPAPVRLSPAPPPGSSSLLKPLTVPPGYTFPSAATTTSTATAAAPTTAVPTTTPAPQRLILSPDMQARLPSGEVVSIGQLASLAQRPVASAGGSKPLTFQIQGNKLTLTGAQVRQLAVGQPRPLQRNVVHLVSAGGQHHLISQPAHVALIQAVAPTPGPTPVSVLPSSTPSTTLAPTGLSLPLAANQVPPTMVNNTGVVKIVVRQAPRDGLTPVPPLAPAPRPPSSGLPAVLTPRPTLTPGRLPTPTLGTARAPIPTSTLVRPLLKLVHSPSPEVSASAPGAAPLTISSPLPVQSPLPGPASPMPVPNSSPLASPVSSTVSIPVSSSLPISVSTTPPAPASAPLTIPISASLPVSASGPALLTNVTPTLAPVVSATPGPPSLAPAGASPSASALTLGLATTPSLSSSQATGHPLLLAPASSHVPGLNSAMAPACSPVLVPASALASPFPAAPNPAPAQASLLAPAPSASQALATSLAPMVAPQTAILAPSPAPSLAPLPVLAPSQTPVPVLASSSTPGTPLASASSLVPAPAPVLAPSSTQTMVPAPVPSPLPSPASTQTLALAPTLASTLGGSSPSQTLSLGMGNPQGPFPAQTLSLTPASSLVPTPAQTLSLAPGPPLAPSQTLSLAPPLTPVSPVGPAPAHTLTLAPVSSSASLLTPASVQTLTLSPAPVPVPTLGPAAAQTLALAPVSTQAPASQASSLVVSASGAAPLPVTMVSRLPVPKDEPETLTLRPGPPSPPSTATSFSGPRPRRQPPPPPRSPFYLDSLEEKRKRQRSERLERIFQLSEAHGALAPVYGTEVLDFCTLPQPVASPIGPRSPGPSHPTFWTYTEAARQAVLFPQQRLDQLSEIIERFIFVMPPVEAPPPSLHACHPPPWLAPRQAAFQEQLACELWPRARPLHRIVCNMRTQFPDLRLIQYDCGKLQTLAVLLRQLKAEGHRVLIFTQMTRMLDVLEQFLTYHGHLYLRLDGSTRVEQRQALMERFNADKRIFCFILSTRSGGVGVNLTGADTVVFYDSDWNPTMDAQAQDRCHRIGQTRDVHIYRLISERTVEENILKKANQKRMLGDMAIEGGNFTTAYFKQQTIRELFDMPLEEPPGSSVPSAPEEEEETVASKQTHILEQALCRAEDEEDIRAATQAKAEQVAELAEFNENDGFPPGDGEEAGRPGAEDEEMSRAEQEIAALVEQLTPIERYAMKFLEASLEEVSREELKQAEEQVEAARKDLDQAKEEVFRLPQEEEEGPGAGDEVSCGTGGGSHRRSKKAKAPERPGTRVSERLRGARAETQGANHTPVTSTHHTRSTSTPPRCSPARERVPRPAPRPRPTPASAPAVIPAPIPVPIPAPIPISAPNPITMLPVHILPSPPLPPSQIPPSCSSACTPPPACTPPPAHTPPPAQTSLSTPSSPLLLGLPSVPVSPPVTNLPLGLGPETELCAQALASTESPELADMASSETSPLTLVPPKDLLPVAVEILPMSEKNLSLASSAPSPTLEADSVPNGQEQEVPEPAEGTILTVLPDGEEVPSCLSESNGLELPPSAASDELLQEPLEADKSSEELVEAQTPTSSPEKPQELVPAEVTAPSTSSSATSSPESPSPARPPRRRTSADVEIRGQGAGRPGQPPGPKVLRKLPGRLVTVVEEKELVRRRRQQRGTASTLVPGVSETGTSPGSPSARSMSGPESSPPTGGPCEAAPPSTLPTPTQQPFIARRRIELGVTGGGSPENGEGALLAITPPAVKRRRGRPPKKNRSPADAGRGVDEVPSSTSKGKTNGADPVPGAETLIVAEPVLGPQPSPGSQPLGPQPIHRPEPIILSPVEKRRRGRPPKARDLPIPGTISSPGDGNLESRTQPLPLPPPLPPLPPLLACPTATVANTVTNLTISTSPPKRKRGRPPKNPPSPRPSQLPVLDRDSSSVLESCGLGRRRQPQGQGESEGSSSDEDGSRPLTRLARLRLEAEGMRGRKSEGSMVVAVIQDDLDLADSGPGGLDLTPPVVSLAPKLRSTRLRPGSLVPPLETEKVPRKRAGAPVGGGPGLAKRGRLQPPSPLGPEGSVEESEAEASGEEEEGDGTLRRRPGPRRLGGATNQGDQRILRSSAPSHLAGPTVSHRGRKAKT; from the exons ATGCAgagcagcccctcccctgctcaccctcagCTCCCAGTCCTGCAGACACAG aTGGTGTCGGACGGCATGACAGGCAGCAATCCTGTGTCCCCTGCCTCATCCAGTTCCCCAGCCTCTAGTGGGGCAGGTGGCATCTCTCCCCAGCATATAGCTCAAGATTCCTCTCTGGATGGACCTCCAGGGCCCCCAGATGGTGCCACAGTGCCCTTGGAGGGACTCAGCTTACCCCAGGCTGCTGACCTTGCTAACAAAGGCCCAAAGTGGGAGAAGAGCCATGCTGAGATTGCAGAGCAGGCCAAGCAT GAGGCTGAGATTGAGACTCGGATTGCTGAGCTGCGGAAGGAGGGTTTCTGGTCACTGAAGAGGCTGCCTAAAGTGCCCGAGCCTCCCCGCCCCAAAGGCCACTGGGACTATCTGTGTGAGGAGATGCAATGGCTCTCTGCTGACTTTGCTCAGGAGCGTCGTTGGAAACGGGGTGTGGCCCGTAAG GTTGTGCGCATGGTCATCCGGCACCACGAGGAGCAGCGGCAGAAAGAAGAGCGGGCTCGGAGGGAAGAGCAGGCCAAGCTACGCCGAATCGCCTCCACCATGGCCAAGGACGTCAGGCAGTTCTGGAGCAATGTGGAGAAG GTGGTGCAATTCAAGCAACAGTCCCGGTTGGAGGAAAAGCGTAAAAAAGCTCTGGACCTGCACCTGGACTTCATTGTGGGGCAAACTGAAAAGTACTCAGACCTTTTGTCTCAGAGCCTCAACCAGCCACTAGCATCCAGCAAAGCTGGCTCTTCCCCTTGCCTTGGCTCTTCCTCAGCTGCCTCTAGTCCTCCACCCCCGGTTTCCAGGCTGGATGATGAAG ATGGGGACTTCCAACcccaagaggaggaggaagaggatgatgAGGAGACGATTGAGGTTGAAGAACAACAGGAAGGCAATGATGCAGAGACCCAGAGGCGTGAGATTGAGCTGCTTCGACGTGAGGGAGAATTGCCATTGGAAGAGCTGCTCCGTTCCCTTCCCCCTCAGCTGCTAGGAGGGCCTTCCAGCCCCTCGAGAACCCCCTCATCTCGTGACAGTGACACTCGAGATGGGCCTGAAGAAGGTGGTGAAGAAGAAGAGCCCTCTCAAGTGTTAAAG GTGAAGCCCTCACCCTCTGTCACACAGCGCAACAAACAGCCCTGGCATCCAGATGAGGATGACGAAGAGTTTACTGCCAATGAGGATGAAG CGGAGGATGAAGAGGATACTATAGCAGCTGAGGAGCAGTTGGAAGGGGAGGTGGATCATGCCATGGAACTGAGCGAGTTGGCTCGAGAAG GTGAGCTGTCTATGGAGGAGCTGCTGCAGCAGTATGCAGGAGCCTATGCTTCTGATgcctctgccccaggctctgggagtagtgaagaggaagatgaagatGAGGTTGAGGCTAACAGCTCTGACTGTGAACCAGAGGGGGCTACAGAAGCTGAAGAGGTTCCTCAAGAGGATAGTAGCAGTCAATCAG AATCTGCTGAGGAGCAGAgcgaggaagaggaagatgagcattcagaagaggaagaaacaagcgGGAGTTCAGAATCAGAGGAATCTGAGTCTGAGGAATCTGAGGAGTCTCGATCACAGAGCCAAgcagatgaggaagaggaagaagatgatgaCTTCGGGGTGGAGTACTTGCTTGCCCGGGATGAAGAGCACAGCGAGGCAGATGGGGGCAGTGggcctcccaccccagggcctgccACTACTCTAGGCCCTAAGAAGGAAATTACTGACATCGCTGCAGCAGCTGAAAGTCTTCAGCCCAAGGGTTATACCTTGGCCACTACACAG GTGAAGACCCCCATTCCCTTGCTCCTGCGGGGCCAGCTCCGAGAGTACCAACACATTGGGCTGGACTGGCTGGTTACTATGTATGAGAAGAAGCTTAATGGTATTCTTGCTGATGAGATGGGGCTAGGCAAGACAATCCAGACCATCTCCCTACTTGCCCACTTGGCCTGTGAAAAAG GTAACTGGGGTCCCCATTTGATCATTGTCCCCACCAGTGTGATGCTGAACTGGGAGATGGAGCTAAAACGGTGGTGCCCCAGCTTTAAAATCCTCACTTATTATGGagcccagaaggagaggaagctCAAGCGGCAG GGCTGGACCAAGCCCAATGCCTTCCATGTGTGTATCACGTCTTACAAGCTGGTGCTGCAGGACCACCAGGCCTTCCGCCGCAAGAACTGGCGCTATCTCATTCTGGATGAGGCTCAGAACATCAAGAACTTCAAGTCGCAGCGTTGGCAGTCATTGCTCAACTTCAACAG CCAGAGACGCCTACTCCTCACAGGAACTCCCTTGCAGAACAGCCTCATGGAGCTGTGGTCTTTGATGCACTTTTTGATGCCCCATGTCTTCCAGTCTCATCGCGAGTTTAAAGAATGGTTCTCTAACCCCCTAACTGGCATGATTGAGGGCAGCCAAGAGTACAATGAAGGTCTAGTCAAACGTCTCCACAAG GTTTTGCGGCCTTTTTTGCTGCGCCGAGTTAAGGTGGATGTTGAGAAGCAGATGCCTAAAAAATATGAGCATGTTATCCGCTGCCGGCTCTCCAAGCGCCAACGATGTCTCTATGATGACTTCATGGCACAGACCAC aaCTAAGGAGACACTAGCCACAGGCCATTTCATGAGTGTCATCAACATTTTGATGCAGCTGCGAAAAGTCTGCAATCATCCAAACCTGTTTGACCCTCGACCTGTTACCTCCCCCTTCATCACCCCAGGAATCTGCTTCAGCACCGCCTCTCTGGTGCTAAGGGCCACTGATGTCCATCCCCTCCAG CGGATAGACATGGGTCGGTTTGATCTTATTGGCCTGGAGGGTCGTGTCTCTAGATATGAGGCTGACACATTTCTACCCCGGCACCGCCTCTCCCGCCGGGTACTGCTAGAGGTGGCTACTGCTcctgaccccccaccccggcccaaaCCAGTCAAGATGAAGGTCAACAG GATGCTGCAGCCAGTGCCCAAGCAAGAAGGCCGGACAGTGGTGGTGGTCAATAGCCCACGGACCCCCCTGGGCCCTGTCCCGGTCCGAccccctccaggccctgagctctccacccagcccccacctggcCCAGCCCCCCCAGTGCTGCCAGCACCACTGATGGTGTCAGCCTCGCCTGTTGGGCCCCCACTTATTCCGACATCGCGGCCTCCTGGCCCCGTTGTGTTGCCTCCACTGCAGCCAAACAGTGCGCCTCTGCCCCAGG TGTTGCCATCCCCCCTGGGGGTCCTGAGTGGGACCTCAAGGCCTCCTACACCAACCCTGTCCCTAAAGCCAGCCCCACCTGCTCCTGTTCGCCTAagccctgccccacctccaggCTCATCCAGCCTGTTGAAGCCTCTGACAGTGCCACCGGGCTACACTTTCCCTTCTGCCGCCACCACCACCTCTACCGCCACAGCCGCTGCTCCCACCACGGCAGTGCCGACGACTACTCCTGCGCCACAGCGCCTCATCCTGTCTCCTGATATGCAAGCTCGCCTGCCCT CAGGCGAAGTGGTCAGCATCGGGCAGTTGGCCTCACTGGCACAGCGTCCAGTGGCTAGTGCAGGGGGAAGCAAACCTCTCACCTTCCAGATCCAGGGCAACAAGCTGACTTTGACTGGTGCGCAGGTGCGCCAGCTTGCTGTGGGGCAGCCCCGCCCGCTGCAAA GGAATGTGGTGCACCTGGTGTCAGCAGGGGGGCAGCACCACCTCATCAGCCAGCCTGCCCATGTGGCTCTCATCCAGGCCGTGGCCCCGacccctggccccacccctgTCTCTGTGCTGCCTTCTTCGACCCCCAGCACCACCCTTGCCCCCACTGGCCTCAGCCTTCCGCTTGCTGCTAACCAGG TGCCACCAACCATGGTGAATAATACAGGCGTGGTGAAGATTGTAGTGAGACAGGCCCCTCGGGATGGACTGACTCCTGTTCCTCCGTTGGCCCCAGCACCCCGGCCTCCAAGCTCTGGGCTTCCAGCTGTGTTGACTCCACGCCCCACGTTAACCCCTGGCCGGCTACCCACACCTACCCTGGGTACTGCCCGAGCCCCTATTCCCACGTCCACTCTGGTGAGGCCCCTTCTCAAGCTGGTCCACAGTCCTTCGCCTGAAGTCAGTG CTTCAGCACCCGGAGCTGCTCCCTTGAccatctcttctcctctccccgtGCAGTCCCCACTCCCTGGGCCAGCTTCTCCAATGCCGGTTCCCAATTCCTCTCCCCTTGCTAGTCCTGTGTCCTCTACGGTCTCCATCCCAGTGTCATCTTCacttcccatctctgtctctaCCACGCCTCCTGCCCCGGCCTCAGCTCCACTCACCATCCCCATTTCGGCCTCCTTGCCTGTTTCGGCCTCTGGCCCGGCTCTGTTGACCAATGTGACTCCAACACTGGCACCTGTTGTCTCAGCGACTCCTGGACCTCCCTCTTTGGCACCAGCTGGGGCTTCCCCATCAGCGTCAGCTTTGACTCTGGGTTTGGCCACAACTCCATCCCTGTCTTCATCTCAGGCAACTGGTCACCCTCTGTTGTTGGCTCCAGCCTCTTCACATGTTCCAGGGTTGAACTCAGCCATGGCCCCAGCATGTTCACCTGTATTGGTACCAGCTTCTGCTCTGGCCAGCCCTTTTCCGGCAGCACCAAATCCAGCTCCAGCTCAGGCTTCCCTTCTGGCTCCAGCACCTTCTGCATCTCAGGCTCTAGCCACCTCTCTGGCTCCCATGGTGGCTCCACAGACAGCAATCCTGGctccttctccagctccttctCTGGCTCCTCTTCCAGTCCTGGCCCCATCGCAGACTCCGGTTCCAGTTCTAGCTTCTTCATCTACTCCAGGAACTCCTTTAGCTTCAGCTTCTTCACTGGTGCCAGCCCCAGCTCCTGTGTTGGCTCCATCATCAACTCAGACTATGGTACCAGCCCCTGTTCCGTCACCTCTCCCAAGCCCGGCTTCTACACAGACACTGGCCTTAGCCCCAACTTTAGCATCCACCCTTGGGGGCTCATCTCCATCTCAGACCCTCTCTTTGGGAATGGGGAACCCTCAGGGGCCTTTTCCAGCTCAGACATTGTCATTGACTCCAGCGTCATCCCTAGTACCAACTCCAGCCCAGACACTGTCTTTGGCACCAGGACCACCACTGGCTCCATCTCAGACGCTGTCTCTGGCTCCCCCTTTGACGCCAGTTTCTCCAGTGGGCCCagccccagctcacactctgactttggctccggtatCATCATCTGCTTCACTCCTAACCCCAGCTTCAGTGCAAACATTGACCTTGAGCCCTGCCCCAGTTCCGGTGCCCACCTTGGGTCCAGCTGCAGCCCAGACTCTGGCGCTGGCCCCAGTCTCAACACAGGCCCCAGCTTCCCAGGCATCTTCCCTTGTGGTTTCGGCATCTGGCGCTGCTCCCTTGCCTGTCACCATGGTATCCCGGCTGCCTGTTCCCAAGGATGAGCCTGAGACACTGACGTTGCGCCCTGGtccccccagccctccttccaCTGCTACCTCGTTCAGTGGTCCCCGGCCTCGACGccaacccccaccaccacctcgtTCCCCTTTCTATCTG GACTCTCTGGAGGAAAAGCGGAAGCGGCAGCGGTCTGAACGCCTGGAACGGATTTTCCAACTTAGTGAGGCTCATGGGGCCCTGGCACCTGTGTATGGGACTGAAGTCCTGGATTTCTGTACCCTGCCCCAACCTGTTGCCAGCCCCATCGGCCCTCGTTCTCCTGGCCCCAGCCACCCCACCTTTTGGACTTATACCGAGGCTGCCCGCCAGGCTGTACTGTTTCCCCAGCAACGACTAGACCAGCTGTCAGAAATCATTGAGAG GTTCATCTTTGTCATGCCTCCTGTGGAGgcacctcccccttccctgcatgcCTGCCACCCACCTCCTTGGCTGGCCCCACGTCAGGCAGCCTTCCAGGAGCAGTTGGCCTGTGAGCTCTGGCCCCGGGCTCGCCCCTTGCACCGTATTGTGTGTAACATGCGCACCCAGTTCCCTGACTTGAGGCTCATCCAGTATGATTGTG GGAAGTTGCAAACATTGGCAGTGCTGTTGCGACAGCTCAAGGCAGAGGGCCACCGGGTGCTCATATTCACCCAGATGACTCGAATGCTGGATGTATTGGAACAGTTTCTTACCTACCACGGCCACCTCTACTTGCGTCTGGATGGGTCTACTAGAGTTGAACAGAGACAG gctTTGATGGAACGATTCAATGCAGACAAACGCATATTCTGCTTTATCCTTTCAACTCGGAGTGGGGGCGTGGGTGTAAACCTTACAGGAGCAGACACTGTTGTTTTTTATGACAGCGACTGGAATCCCACCATGGATGCTCAGGCCCAGGATCGCTGTCACCGGATTGGCCAGACCCGAGATGTCCACATCTACAG ACTCATCAGTGAACGGACAGTGGAGGAGAACATCCtaaaaaaggcaaatcaaaagaGAATGTTGGGAGACATGGCCATTGAGGGAGGCAACTTCACCACAGCCTATTTTAAACAG CAGACCATCCGAGAGCTGTTTGATATGCCCCTGGAAGAGCCACCTGGCTCATCTGTACCCTCTGCccctgaagaggaggaagagactgtGGCCAGCAAGCAGACCCATATCCTAGAGCAG GCACTGTGTCGGGCAGAGGATGAAGAGGATATCCGTGCGGCCACCCAGGCCAAAGCTGAACAGGTGGCTGAGCTTGCAGAATTCAATGAGAATGATGGATTTCCTCCTGGTGACGGAGAGGAGGCCGGCCGGCCTGGGGCTGAGGATGAAGAGATGTCCCGGGCTGAGCAGGAAATTGCTGCCCTTGTAGAACAG CTGACCCCCATTGAGCGTTATGCCATGAAATTCCTGGAAGCCTCACTGGAGGAGGTGAGCCGAGAGGAACTCAAGCAGGCAGAA GAGCAAGTGGAAGCTGCCCGCAAGGACCTGGACCAAGCCAAGGAGGAGGTGTTCCGCCTAccccaagaggaggaggaggggccaggggctggggatgaGGTTTCCTGTGGGACTGGTGGAGGCAGTCACCGGCGCAGTAAGAAGGCCAAGGCCCCTGAAAGGCCAGGGACTCGCGTCAGTGAACGTCTTCGTGGAGCCCGGGCTGAGACTCAAGGGGCAAACCACACTCCTGTCACATCCACCCATCATACCCGCAGCACTTCCACACCCCCACGCTGCAGCCCTGCCAGGGAGAGAGTTCCCCGGCCAGCACCTAGGCCTCGACCCACTCCAGCTTCAGCTCCTGCTGTAATTCCTGCCCCAATCCCTGTTCCAATCCCTGCCCCAATCCCCATTTCAGCCCCAAATCCAATAACCATGCTTCCTGTTCATATCTTGCCTTCTCCTCCACTTCCCCCTTCACAGATTCCTCCCTCTTGTTCTTCTGCCTGTacccctcctcctgcctgtaCACCTCCGCCAGCTCATACTCCACCTCCAGCCCAAACCTCTCTCTCaactccttcttcccctctcctgcttggtcTACCTTCTGTGCCCGTCTCCCCCCCAGTCACCAACCTCCCCTTGGGCTTGGGGCCTGAGACAGAACTATGTGCACAAGCATTGGCATCCACCGAGTCCCCAGAGCTGGCTGATATGGCCAGTTCCGAGACTTCCCCACTTACTCTTGTGCCCCCTAAGGATCTGTTGCCAGTTGCTGTTGAGATCCTGCCTATGTCAGAGAAGAACCTTTCTCTCGCCTCTTCTGCACCTAGCCCAACCCTGGAGGCTGACAGCGTCCCCAACGGTCAAGAGCAGGAAGTGCCAGAGCCTGCTGAGGGGACCATCCTCACAGTGCTGCCTGATGGTGAGGAGGTGCCCTCCTGTCTGAGTGAGAGCAATGGGCTGGAGCTCCCACCTTCAGCAGCATCTGATGAGCTACTTCAGGAGCCGTTGGAGGCTGACAAGAGCTCAGAAGAGCTGGTGGAGGCCCAGACCCCAACCTCCAGCCCAGAGAAGCCACAGGAACTTGTTCCAGCAGAGGTCACAGCCCCATCAACCTCATCTTCGGCCACCTCCTCACCTGAGAGTCCTTCACCTGCCCGGCCCCCTCGGCGTCGCACCAGTGCTGATGTAGAAATTAGGGGTCAGGGGGCTGGTCGGCCAGGGCAGCCTCCAGGCCCCAAAGTGCTTCGCAAGCTGCCGGGACGGCTAGTGACTGTGGTAGAGGAAAAGGAACTGGTGAGGCGACGGCGACAGCAGCGGGGAACTGCCAGCACCCTAGTGCCTGGGGTCTCTGAGACTGGTACCAGCCCGGGAAGCCCATCTGCCCGCAGCATGTCGGGGCCAGAATCCTCACCTCCCACCGGTGGGCCCTGTGAAGCTGCTCCCCCATCCACACTGCCCACCCCAACCCAGCAACCCTTCATAGCTCGCCGTCGCATTGAGCTGGGGGTAACTGGTGGGGGCAGCCCAGAGAACGGAGAAGGGGCACTTCTTGCCATCACCCCTCCTGCTGTGAAACGTCGGAGGGGGAGGCCCCCCAAGAAGAACAGGTCTCCAGCAGATGCTGGGCGAGGGGTGGATGAGGTACCTTCATCCACCTCTAAGGGAAAAACCAATGGGGCTGACCCAGTCCCTGGGGCTGAGACCCTTATTGTTGCGGAGCCTGTCCTGGGACCCCAGCCTAGTCCTGGGTCCCAGCCTCTTGGACCCCAGCCAATTCACAGACCCGAGCCCATCATCCTATCACCTGTGGAGAAAAGAAGGCGTGGGCGGCCCCCTAAGGCACGAGATTTGCCCATTCCTGGGACCATTTCCTCTCCAGGGGATGGCAACTTAGAGAGCCGGACACAGCCACTCCCGCTACCACCTCCCCTGCCACCACTCCCACCACTCCTAGCCTGTCCCACTGCTACTGTCGCCAACACTGTCACCAATCTCACCATTTCAACATCCCCACCCAAGCGGAAACGGGGTCGACCTCCCAAGAATCCACCATCACCTCGGCCCAGCCAGCTCCCTGTCTTGGACCGTGACAGCTCTTCTGTCCTCGAGAGCTGTGGATTGGGGAGGCGGCGGCAACCCCAGGGCCAGGGGGAGAGTGAGGGTAGTTCCTCTGATGAGGACGGAAGCCGCCCCCTCACCCGCCTGGCCCGCTTGCGGCTTGAAGCAGAGGGAATGCGGGGGCGAAAGAGTGAAGGGTCCATGGTGGTGGCTGTAATTCAGGATGACCTGGATTTAGCAGATAGTGGGCCAGGCGGGTTAGATTTGACACCTCCTGTGGTCTCGTTAGCTCCAAAACTGCGCTCTACCCGGCTGCGTCCAGGGTCTCTAGTTCCCCCACTAGAGACTGAGAAGGTGCCTCGCAAACGGGCAGGGGCCCCAGTTGGCGGGGGCCCTGGGCTGGCAAAGCGGGGCCGCCTACAGCCCCCGAGTCCCTTGGGACCTGAGGGTTCTGTAGAGGAGTCTGAGGCTGAAGCCTCAGgcgaggaagaggaaggggatggGACCCTACGTCGCCGGCCTGGCCCCCGTCGACTTGGTGGGGCCACCAACCAAGGGGACCAGCGTATCCTGCGCAGCAGTGCCCCCTCCCACCTGGCTGGCCCTACCGTTAGTCACAGAGGCCGCAAGGCCAAGACGTga